The following coding sequences are from one Lolium rigidum isolate FL_2022 chromosome 6, APGP_CSIRO_Lrig_0.1, whole genome shotgun sequence window:
- the LOC124665269 gene encoding amino-acid permease BAT1 homolog: MAPRRSAADTAEADRSRLQEMGYKQELKRGLSLASNAAFSFSIISVLMGVTATYNTGLRYGGPVSMTLGWFVVSFFNGCVALSMAEICSAYPTSGGLYYWSAKLAGKNWAPFASWITGWFNIVGQWAGTTSVDFSLAQLIQVIILLGTGGANGGGYMASKYVVLSIYALILFLHGLINNLPIHCLSWFGHLGAFWNIAGILVLAILIPAVAKERASVGFIFTHFNTDNGMGIHSKVYILAVGLLMSQYSVLGYDASAHMTEETKNADRSGPIGIITAVALSSIFGWIYLVALTSVVIDIPYLLSPDNDAGGNAIAQALYSTFRLRFGSGAGAVACLVVIAVAMFLCGLASITSNSRMGYAFSRDGAMPFSHLWYRVSKHEVPLNMVWLSVLVAFVMALTSLGSQVAFQAMASIATIGLYISYALPIFFRVTTARKSFIRGPFHLGRYGLIVGWTAVLWVAFVTVLFSLPVAYPVAKDDFNYTPVAVGGVLLLSVGSWVFHARFWFKGPIINVEI, from the exons ATGGCGCCACGACGGAGCGCCGCCGACACCGCCGAAGCGGACCGGAGCCGGCTGCAGGAGATGGGGTACAAGCAGGAGCTCAAGCGCGGGCTCAGCTTGGCGTCCAACGCCGCCTTCTCCTTCTCCATCATCTCCGTGCTCATGGGCGTCACGGCGACCTACAACACGGGGCTGCGCTACGGCGGGCCGGTGTCCATGACGCTCGGGTGGTTCGTTGTGTCCTTCTTCAACGGCTGCGTCGCCCTGTCCATGGCGGAGATCTGCTCCGCCTACCCGACCTCCGGCGGGCTCTACTACTggagcgccaagctcgccggcaagaaCTGGGCGCCTTTTGCTTCCTGGATCACCGGCTG GTTCAACATCGTGGGACAG TGGGCTGGTACAACGAGCGTGGACTTCTCTCTCGCACAGCTTATCCAGGTTATCATTTTGCTCGGCACCGGCGGCGCCAACGGCGGCGGCTACATGGCCTCCAAGTACGTCGTCTTGTCCATCTACGCTCTCATCCTCTTCCTACATGGGCTCATCAACAACCTTCCCATCCACTGCTTGTCCTGGTTCGGCCACCTTGGCGCTTTCTGGAATATCGCAG GTATCTTAGTGTTGGCGATCCTGATTCCGGCTGTTGCCAAGGAGAGGGCGAGTGTTGGGTTCATCTTCACACACTTCAACactgacaatggcatggggatccataGCAAGGTCTATATTCTAGCCGTGGGGTTGTTGATGAGCCAGTACTCGGTGCTCGGTTATGACGCATCTGCTCACATG ACTGAAGAAACCAAGAATGCCGACAGAAGCGGCCCAATCGGGATCATCACTGCGGtggctctctcgtcgatcttcggGTGGATTTACTTGGTTGCTCTCACGTCTGTGGTGATAGACATACCATATCTCCTTAGCCCCGACAATGATGCCGGCGGGAACGCTATCGCCCAGGCTCTCTACTCAACGTTTCGTTTGAGGTTCGGCAGTGGGGCGGGAGCAGTTGCCTGCCTCGTTGTCATAGCCGTTGCCATGTTCCTCTGCGGGCTAGCATCCATCACCAGCAATTCAAG GATGGGGTATGCCTTCTCCCGAGACGGGGCGATGCCGTTCTCGCACTTGTGGTACCGGGTGAGCAAGCACGAGGTGCCACTGAACATGGTTTGGCTCTCCGTCCTCGTGGCATTTGTTATGGCCCTCACG TCGTTGGGAAGCCAGGTAGCTTTCCAAGCCATGGCGTCGATTGCGACGATAGGGTTGTACATCTCCTACGCGCTGCCCATTTTCTTCCGGGTGACAACGGCTCGGAAGTCCTTCATTCGGGGACCTTTCCATCTTGGCAGGTATGGGCTCATCGTCGGCTGGACTGCTGTTCTCTGGGTGGCCTTCGTCACGGTGCTCTTTTCTTTGCCGGTGGCGTACCCAGTGGCAAAGGACGACTTCAACTACACTCCAGTGGCCGTGGGAGGCGTGCTACTACTTAGTGTCGGTTCCTGGGTGTTCCATGCTCGGTTTTGGTTCAAGGGGCCTATCATAAATGTCGAAATATAG